From Streptomyces sp. NBC_01460, a single genomic window includes:
- a CDS encoding SigE family RNA polymerase sigma factor, translated as MPVIAPMPAARPTRLPSQREGAEETVAAGTTVDHLTETYRAHYRSLLGLAALLLDDTASCEDVVQEAFIRVHSARNRVRDPQKTLAYLRQTVVNLSRSALRRRILGLKLLSKPMPDMASAEEGAYDQLERDALIKAMKGLQRRQREVLVLRYFSDMTEAQVAETLGISLGSVKAYGSRGIAALRVVMEAQA; from the coding sequence ATGCCGGTGATTGCGCCCATGCCGGCTGCGCGTCCCACCCGGCTGCCGTCGCAGCGCGAGGGCGCTGAGGAGACGGTGGCGGCGGGAACGACGGTCGACCATCTCACCGAGACCTATCGCGCTCACTACCGCTCGCTGCTGGGTCTCGCCGCGCTCCTGCTGGACGACACCGCGTCCTGCGAGGACGTGGTGCAGGAGGCGTTCATCCGGGTGCACTCGGCTCGGAACCGGGTGCGCGATCCGCAGAAGACCCTCGCGTACCTCCGCCAGACCGTGGTCAACCTGTCCCGCTCCGCGCTGCGACGGCGCATCCTCGGGCTGAAGCTGCTCTCCAAGCCGATGCCCGACATGGCGAGCGCGGAGGAGGGCGCGTACGACCAGCTCGAACGGGACGCGCTGATCAAGGCGATGAAGGGTCTGCAGCGCCGCCAGCGCGAGGTGCTGGTGCTGCGCTACTTCTCGGACATGACGGAGGCCCAGGTCGCGGAGACGCTGGGGATATCGCTCGGTTCGGTGAAGGCGTACGGCTCCCGGGGCATTGCGGCACTGCGCGTGGTGATGGAGGCGCAGGCATGA
- a CDS encoding aspartate-semialdehyde dehydrogenase: MTGRRPSLAVVGATGVIGGVMLQILSQHEDVWGEVRLVASPRAAGTKLVVRGEETEVLALTEDVFDGVDVALFLVPDEVSAQWAPVAVARGAVVVDDSGAFRTDDDVPLVVPEINPHAARLRPRGIVASPACTTLSLIVAVGALHAEFGLRELIVSSYQAVSGAGRDGVVALREQLALVAGTELGTRPGDVRRALGDGDRSPFAAPVALNVVPWAGTDAGDGWSSEELAIRAECRKVLGLPALKVTATCVYVPVVATHSMSVHARFENEVPVDRAHEVLATAPGVVLFDSPANGDFPTPSDVVGTDPTWVGRVRQSMDDPHAVDMFICGDNLRKGAALNVAQIAESVAGEFLRT, from the coding sequence ATGACCGGACGCCGCCCTTCGCTCGCGGTCGTCGGCGCGACCGGGGTGATCGGCGGCGTCATGCTCCAGATCCTCTCGCAGCACGAGGACGTCTGGGGCGAGGTCAGGCTCGTCGCCTCGCCGCGCGCGGCCGGCACCAAGCTGGTCGTGCGCGGTGAGGAGACCGAGGTCCTCGCGCTCACCGAGGACGTGTTCGACGGGGTGGACGTCGCCCTGTTCCTGGTGCCGGACGAGGTGTCCGCGCAGTGGGCGCCGGTGGCCGTCGCCCGGGGTGCCGTGGTCGTGGACGACTCGGGCGCCTTCCGGACGGACGACGACGTGCCCCTGGTCGTCCCGGAGATCAATCCCCATGCCGCGCGGCTCAGGCCTCGCGGCATCGTCGCGTCCCCGGCCTGTACGACGCTCTCGCTGATCGTCGCGGTCGGTGCGCTGCACGCCGAATTCGGGCTGCGGGAGCTGATCGTCTCGTCCTACCAGGCGGTGTCCGGTGCGGGCCGGGACGGGGTCGTCGCGCTCCGGGAGCAGCTCGCCCTGGTCGCGGGCACGGAACTGGGCACACGCCCCGGGGACGTGCGGAGGGCGCTGGGCGACGGTGACAGGAGCCCCTTCGCCGCCCCGGTGGCGCTGAACGTCGTGCCATGGGCCGGTACCGATGCCGGGGACGGCTGGTCGTCCGAGGAACTGGCGATCCGCGCGGAGTGCCGGAAGGTCCTGGGCCTGCCGGCCCTGAAGGTGACGGCGACCTGCGTGTACGTCCCCGTCGTGGCGACGCACTCCATGTCCGTGCACGCGCGCTTCGAGAACGAGGTGCCCGTGGACCGGGCGCACGAGGTCCTGGCGACCGCTCCCGGAGTGGTGCTCTTCGACAGCCCGGCGAACGGTGACTTCCCCACCCCGTCCGATGTCGTGGGAACCGACCCGACCTGGGTGGGCAGGGTGCGGCAGTCGATGGACGATCCCCACGCCGTCGACATGTTCATCTGCGGCGATAATCTGCGAAAAGGTGCGGCCCTCAACGTGGCGCAGATCGCGGAGTCGGTGGCCGGAGAATTTCTTCGCACCTGA
- a CDS encoding aspartate kinase, with protein MGLVVQKYGGSSVADAEGIKRVAKRVVDAKKNGNQVVVVVSAMGDTTDELIDLAEQVSPMPAGREFDMLLTAGERISMALLAMAIKNLGHEAQSFTGSQAGVITDSVHNKARIIDVTPGRIRTSIDEGNIAIVAGFQGVSQEGKNITTLGRGGSDTTAVALAAALDAEVCEIYTDVDGVFTADPRVVKKARKIDWISFEDMLELAASGSKVLLHRCVEYARRYNIPIHVRSSFSGLRGTWVSNEPQGDQQVEHAIISGVAHDVSEAKVTVVGVPDKPGEAAAIFRAIADAEINMDMVVQNVSAASTGLTDITFTLPKAEGRKAIDALERARAGIGFDSLRYDDQIAKISLVGAGMKTNPGVTAGFFEALSNVGVNIELISTSEIRISVVTRADDVNEAVRAVHTAFGLDSDSDEAVVYGGTGR; from the coding sequence GTGGGCCTTGTCGTGCAGAAGTACGGAGGCTCCTCCGTAGCCGATGCCGAAGGCATCAAGCGTGTCGCCAAGCGAGTCGTGGACGCCAAGAAGAACGGCAACCAGGTGGTTGTCGTGGTGTCCGCGATGGGCGACACGACGGACGAGTTGATCGATCTCGCAGAGCAGGTGTCCCCGATGCCTGCCGGTCGGGAGTTCGACATGCTGCTGACCGCCGGAGAGCGGATCTCCATGGCCCTCCTGGCGATGGCGATCAAAAACCTGGGCCACGAGGCCCAGTCGTTCACGGGCAGCCAGGCCGGTGTCATCACCGACTCGGTCCACAACAAAGCGCGCATCATCGACGTCACGCCCGGCCGCATCCGGACCTCGATCGACGAGGGCAACATCGCCATCGTCGCCGGGTTCCAGGGCGTGAGCCAGGAGGGCAAGAACATCACGACCCTCGGCCGCGGCGGGTCGGACACGACCGCTGTCGCGCTGGCCGCCGCGCTGGACGCGGAGGTCTGTGAGATCTACACCGATGTGGACGGTGTCTTCACCGCCGACCCCCGGGTCGTGAAGAAGGCCCGGAAGATCGACTGGATCTCCTTCGAGGACATGCTGGAGCTGGCGGCCTCCGGCTCCAAGGTGCTGCTGCACCGCTGCGTCGAGTACGCACGCCGTTACAACATCCCGATCCACGTCCGCTCGTCCTTCTCCGGACTGCGCGGCACCTGGGTCAGCAACGAGCCGCAAGGGGACCAGCAGGTGGAGCACGCCATCATCTCCGGAGTCGCCCACGACGTCTCCGAGGCCAAGGTCACGGTCGTCGGTGTCCCCGACAAGCCGGGCGAGGCCGCCGCGATCTTCCGCGCCATCGCGGACGCCGAGATCAACATGGACATGGTGGTGCAGAACGTCTCCGCCGCGTCGACCGGGCTGACGGACATCACGTTCACCCTGCCCAAGGCGGAGGGCCGCAAGGCCATCGACGCCCTGGAGCGCGCACGTGCCGGCATAGGGTTCGACTCGCTGCGCTACGACGACCAGATCGCCAAGATCTCGCTCGTCGGCGCGGGCATGAAGACCAACCCCGGCGTCACCGCGGGCTTCTTCGAGGCCCTGTCCAACGTCGGCGTGAACATCGAGCTGATCTCGACGTCGGAGATCCGTATCTCGGTGGTCACCCGTGCCGACGACGTCAACGAGGCCGTGCGCGCCGTGCACACCGCCTTCGGTCTCGACAGCGACTCCGACGAGGCCGTCGTCTACGGAGGCACCGGCCGATGA
- a CDS encoding DUF5063 domain-containing protein: protein MSDATLNSVTQDPDDFAVQIADQIKTFIVAVGEVSKAEEPEEAVPVLLLQVSQLLLAGGRLGAYEDILPDERYEPDLGPEPDADGLRERFAELLEPIDVYSEVFDPYEPRKPPVPHRISDDLADLVTDLGHGLAHYEADRTAEAMWWWQFSYFSNWGSTASAALRALQSLIAHIRLNQPLQELDGLDTDQDPGDGDLAEEAGRVMAEEIAGPLGLRPVL from the coding sequence ATGTCTGACGCCACGCTGAACTCCGTCACGCAGGACCCGGACGACTTCGCCGTCCAGATCGCGGACCAGATCAAGACGTTCATCGTCGCGGTCGGCGAGGTGTCCAAGGCCGAGGAGCCCGAGGAGGCCGTTCCGGTCCTGCTCCTCCAGGTCTCCCAGCTCCTCCTGGCCGGCGGCCGGCTGGGGGCGTACGAGGACATCCTCCCGGACGAGCGCTACGAGCCGGACCTGGGTCCCGAGCCGGACGCCGACGGCCTGCGCGAGCGCTTCGCGGAGCTCCTGGAGCCCATCGACGTCTACTCCGAGGTCTTCGACCCGTACGAGCCCCGCAAGCCCCCCGTGCCGCACCGCATCTCCGACGACCTGGCCGACCTGGTCACGGACCTCGGACACGGCCTGGCGCACTACGAGGCGGACCGCACGGCGGAGGCCATGTGGTGGTGGCAGTTCTCGTACTTCTCCAACTGGGGCTCCACCGCGTCGGCCGCCCTGCGCGCCCTCCAGTCCCTGATCGCCCACATCCGGCTGAACCAGCCGCTCCAGGAGCTCGACGGCCTGGACACGGACCAGGACCCGGGTGACGGGGACCTGGCGGAGGAGGCGGGGCGCGTGATGGCCGAGGAGATCGCCGGCCCGCTGGGCCTCCGTCCCGTCCTGTAG
- the recR gene encoding recombination mediator RecR — protein sequence MYEGVVQELIDELGRLPGVGPKSAQRIAFHILQAEPTDVRRLAHALLEVKDKVRFCEICGNVAQQEQCGICRDARRDRTVICVVEEPKDVVAIERTREFRGRYHVLGGAISPIEGVGPDDLRIRELLARLADGSITELILATDPNLEGEATATYLARMVKPMGLRVTRLASGLPVGGDLEYADEVTLGRAFEGRRLLDV from the coding sequence TTGTACGAAGGCGTGGTCCAGGAACTGATCGACGAGCTGGGCAGGCTGCCCGGCGTCGGTCCCAAGAGCGCGCAGCGGATCGCCTTCCACATCCTGCAGGCCGAGCCCACCGACGTACGCCGTCTGGCCCATGCCCTCCTCGAGGTCAAGGACAAGGTCCGCTTCTGCGAGATCTGCGGCAACGTCGCCCAGCAGGAGCAGTGCGGCATCTGCCGGGACGCCCGCCGCGACCGCACGGTCATCTGTGTGGTCGAGGAGCCCAAGGACGTCGTCGCGATCGAGCGGACCCGTGAGTTCCGGGGCCGCTACCACGTGCTCGGCGGCGCGATCAGCCCGATCGAGGGCGTCGGGCCCGACGATCTGCGCATCAGGGAGCTGCTGGCCCGGCTCGCGGACGGCTCCATCACGGAGCTGATCCTCGCGACGGACCCCAACCTGGAGGGCGAGGCCACCGCGACGTACCTCGCCCGGATGGTCAAGCCGATGGGCCTGCGCGTCACCCGGCTGGCCAGCGGGCTTCCGGTGGGCGGCGACCTGGAGTACGCGGACGAGGTCACCCTCGGCCGCGCCTTCGAGGGGAGGCGGCTGCTCGATGTGTGA
- a CDS encoding YbaB/EbfC family nucleoid-associated protein, translated as MIPGGGQPNMQQLLQQAQKMQQDLAAAQEELARTEVEGQAGGGLVKATVTGSGELRGLVIDPGAVDPEDTETLADLVVAAVQAANENAQQLQQQKLGPLAQGLGGMPGLPF; from the coding sequence GTGATTCCCGGTGGTGGCCAGCCCAACATGCAGCAGCTGCTCCAGCAGGCCCAGAAGATGCAGCAGGATCTTGCCGCGGCCCAGGAGGAGCTGGCCAGGACCGAGGTCGAGGGGCAGGCGGGCGGCGGTCTCGTGAAGGCCACCGTGACCGGGTCCGGCGAGCTCCGCGGTCTGGTCATCGACCCGGGCGCCGTGGACCCGGAGGACACGGAGACGCTGGCCGACCTCGTGGTCGCGGCCGTCCAGGCGGCGAACGAGAACGCCCAGCAGCTCCAGCAGCAGAAGCTCGGCCCGCTGGCGCAGGGCCTGGGCGGCATGCCGGGTCTCCCGTTCTGA
- a CDS encoding SLATT domain-containing protein, whose protein sequence is MSQPEMQPEGPPRKEPGAGSGAGTGTDRSGPRYGSSPRDLTGRAFPLGDWGEPAERLDELYRWVEAGALETAEWYLRDRVRKRRTARMLRLGTAAGVVSGAALPLLDLTGELHGSAGWGYLALLLGAACMACDRYFGLTSGWIRNLATAQAVQRRLQVLQFDWSSESVREVLGPTEGTASEAAERCLGVLRRFSEDITELVRMETADWMVEFRAGPAPMGMQSLVSGGPGGRPEPGALPGRLTMPSVARPNMPRQRPPEPPR, encoded by the coding sequence GTGAGTCAGCCGGAGATGCAGCCCGAAGGGCCGCCCCGCAAGGAGCCCGGCGCGGGATCCGGTGCGGGCACCGGAACTGATCGGTCCGGTCCGCGCTACGGTTCGAGCCCCCGGGACCTGACCGGCCGCGCCTTCCCCCTCGGCGACTGGGGCGAACCCGCCGAGCGGCTCGACGAGCTCTACCGCTGGGTCGAGGCCGGCGCCCTGGAGACCGCCGAGTGGTATCTGCGCGACCGGGTCCGCAAGCGGCGCACGGCCAGGATGCTCCGCCTCGGCACGGCGGCGGGGGTGGTCTCCGGCGCCGCGCTCCCCCTGCTGGACCTCACCGGTGAGCTGCACGGCTCGGCGGGCTGGGGCTACCTCGCGCTCCTGCTGGGCGCCGCCTGCATGGCGTGCGACCGGTACTTCGGACTGACCTCGGGCTGGATAAGGAACCTCGCGACGGCACAGGCCGTGCAGAGGCGTCTGCAGGTGCTGCAGTTCGACTGGTCGTCCGAGTCCGTCCGGGAGGTGCTGGGGCCGACCGAGGGCACCGCCAGCGAGGCCGCGGAGCGCTGCCTCGGGGTGCTGCGCCGCTTCTCGGAGGACATCACCGAGCTGGTCCGCATGGAGACGGCCGACTGGATGGTGGAGTTCCGGGCCGGGCCCGCGCCCATGGGCATGCAGTCGCTGGTCTCGGGCGGGCCCGGCGGGCGTCCCGAGCCGGGCGCCCTGCCCGGCCGGCTCACCATGCCCTCGGTGGCCCGGCCGAACATGCCTCGCCAGCGGCCGCCGGAGCCGCCCCGGTGA
- a CDS encoding GntR family transcriptional regulator, translated as MGASGGVTRSTLRQQIADALRDEVLAGRLQPRVEFTVKQIAEQYGVSATPVREALFDLSAQGLLESDQHRGFRVREFSVADYRSMVEARALVIDGVFRGIFDGTGSASAVIDAHRTALVSVRRRAEEAARAARGGDLDILIGYDLRFWRELGAVIGNTYINDFLQRLRMQAWAFAVPYLRGDGDDVRDWLWNGHQELVEAITAVDGPAVRAVLDAYFEHGLNWADRLAAGDPPRPDHG; from the coding sequence ATGGGTGCGAGCGGAGGTGTGACCCGCAGTACGCTGCGGCAGCAGATCGCCGACGCACTGCGTGACGAGGTGCTCGCCGGGCGTCTGCAGCCGCGGGTGGAGTTCACCGTCAAGCAGATCGCCGAGCAGTACGGCGTGTCCGCGACACCCGTCCGCGAGGCGCTCTTCGATCTTTCCGCGCAGGGGCTGCTCGAATCGGACCAGCACCGCGGCTTCCGGGTGCGTGAGTTCAGCGTCGCCGACTACCGGTCGATGGTGGAGGCGCGCGCCCTGGTCATAGACGGGGTGTTCCGGGGCATCTTCGACGGCACCGGATCCGCGTCCGCCGTGATCGACGCCCACCGGACCGCCCTCGTCTCCGTACGCCGCCGGGCGGAGGAGGCGGCACGGGCGGCGCGCGGCGGCGACCTCGACATCCTGATCGGCTACGACCTCAGGTTCTGGCGGGAGCTCGGCGCCGTCATCGGCAACACCTACATCAACGACTTCCTGCAACGGCTGCGGATGCAGGCCTGGGCCTTCGCCGTCCCCTACCTGCGCGGTGACGGCGACGACGTGCGTGACTGGCTCTGGAACGGCCACCAGGAACTGGTGGAGGCGATCACGGCCGTCGACGGGCCCGCCGTGCGCGCGGTGCTGGACGCCTACTTCGAGCACGGGCTGAACTGGGCGGACCGGCTGGCGGCCGGAGATCCCCCGCGCCCGGACCACGGCTGA
- a CDS encoding aspartate aminotransferase family protein, giving the protein MNSDAPRAPYVDSAAGAAVKAADRAHVFHSWSAQGLIDPLAVAGAEGAYFWDYDGNRYLDFTSGLVFTNIGYQHPAVVAAIQEQAGRLTTFAPAFAVEARSEAARLIAERTPGDLDKIFFTNGGAEAVENAVRMARLHTGRAKVLSAYRSYHGATATAINLTGDPRRWASDNGSAGVVRFWAPFLYRSPFYARTEAEECARALQHLEDTLAFEGPSTVAAVVLETIPGTAGIMTPPPGYLAGVRELCDRYGIVFVLDEVMAGFGRTGKWFAADHDEVVPDLMTFAKGVNSGYVPLGGVAISAEIAATFETRPYPGGLTYSGHPLACAAAVATIKVMEEERIVEGAATLGERVLGPGLRELAERHPSVGEVRGLGAFWALELVRDRETREPLVPYNATGEANAPMAAFGAACKRNGLWPFINMNRTHVVPACNITEAEAKEGLAALDAALSVADEHTV; this is encoded by the coding sequence ATGAACTCCGATGCCCCTCGTGCCCCGTACGTCGACTCCGCAGCGGGCGCGGCCGTCAAGGCCGCCGACCGCGCGCACGTGTTCCACTCCTGGTCCGCCCAGGGCCTGATCGACCCGCTCGCCGTCGCGGGGGCCGAGGGGGCGTACTTCTGGGACTACGACGGCAACCGCTACCTGGACTTCACCAGCGGCCTCGTCTTCACCAACATCGGCTACCAGCACCCCGCCGTCGTCGCCGCGATCCAGGAGCAGGCGGGCAGGCTGACGACGTTCGCCCCCGCCTTCGCCGTCGAGGCGCGCTCGGAGGCGGCGCGCCTCATCGCCGAACGCACCCCCGGCGACCTGGACAAGATCTTCTTCACCAACGGCGGTGCCGAGGCCGTCGAGAACGCCGTGCGCATGGCCCGGCTGCACACCGGACGTGCCAAAGTGCTCTCCGCCTACCGCTCGTACCACGGTGCCACCGCGACCGCGATCAACCTCACCGGCGATCCGCGCCGCTGGGCCTCCGACAACGGTTCGGCGGGCGTCGTCCGCTTCTGGGCGCCGTTCCTCTACCGCTCGCCGTTCTACGCGCGGACCGAGGCCGAGGAGTGCGCCCGCGCGCTCCAGCACCTCGAGGACACGCTCGCCTTCGAGGGCCCGTCGACCGTCGCCGCCGTCGTCCTGGAGACGATTCCCGGGACGGCGGGCATCATGACGCCGCCGCCCGGCTATCTCGCCGGTGTCCGCGAGCTCTGCGACAGGTACGGGATCGTCTTCGTGCTGGACGAGGTGATGGCCGGCTTCGGGCGCACCGGGAAGTGGTTCGCCGCCGACCACGACGAGGTCGTGCCGGACCTGATGACCTTCGCCAAGGGCGTCAACTCCGGTTACGTGCCGCTCGGCGGCGTCGCCATCAGCGCCGAGATCGCCGCCACCTTCGAGACCCGCCCCTACCCGGGCGGACTCACCTACTCCGGTCACCCGCTCGCCTGCGCCGCCGCCGTCGCCACGATCAAGGTCATGGAGGAGGAGCGGATCGTCGAAGGCGCCGCGACCCTCGGGGAGCGCGTGCTCGGCCCCGGACTGCGCGAGCTCGCCGAGCGCCACCCCTCCGTCGGCGAGGTGCGGGGGCTCGGCGCGTTCTGGGCGCTGGAGCTGGTCCGTGACAGGGAGACCCGTGAGCCCCTGGTCCCGTACAACGCGACCGGGGAGGCCAACGCGCCGATGGCGGCCTTCGGCGCGGCCTGCAAGCGGAACGGCCTCTGGCCCTTCATCAACATGAACCGCACCCACGTCGTCCCCGCCTGCAACATCACCGAGGCGGAGGCGAAGGAGGGGCTCGCGGCCCTGGACGCGGCTCTCTCCGTCGCCGACGAACACACCGTGTAG
- a CDS encoding DJ-1/PfpI family protein — MTGTTVHLAVYDTFADWEPGFATAQLTQHGHTVRTVGLTTGPVTTMGGVSIRPDLALDELDPGDSTLLILTGASLWDTGDALAPFARTARTFLEAGVPVAAICGATAGLAREGLLDDRAHTSAVSFYLAATGYAGGARYVEADAVTDPGGSPKGALVTAGPTEPVAFAREILRLLGVFEPKKLDAWYRLFHDSDASAYEVLEG; from the coding sequence ATGACCGGCACGACCGTTCACCTGGCCGTCTACGACACCTTCGCCGACTGGGAGCCGGGCTTCGCCACGGCCCAGCTCACCCAGCACGGGCACACCGTGCGCACCGTCGGCCTCACCACCGGGCCCGTCACCACGATGGGCGGGGTGAGCATCCGGCCCGATCTGGCGCTCGACGAGCTGGATCCCGGCGACAGCACGCTGCTCATCCTCACCGGCGCGTCCCTCTGGGACACCGGCGACGCCCTCGCCCCGTTCGCCCGTACGGCGCGGACCTTCCTGGAGGCGGGTGTGCCCGTGGCGGCCATCTGCGGGGCGACCGCGGGGCTGGCCCGCGAAGGCCTGCTCGACGACCGCGCCCACACGAGTGCGGTCTCCTTCTACCTCGCCGCCACGGGGTACGCGGGCGGCGCGCGTTACGTGGAGGCCGACGCGGTGACGGACCCGGGCGGGTCGCCGAAGGGCGCCCTCGTCACGGCGGGCCCGACCGAGCCGGTCGCCTTCGCCCGCGAGATCTTGCGTCTGCTCGGGGTCTTCGAGCCGAAGAAGCTGGACGCCTGGTACCGGCTCTTCCACGACTCGGACGCGAGCGCCTACGAGGTGCTCGAAGGATGA
- a CDS encoding MarR family winged helix-turn-helix transcriptional regulator — translation MSETNARPTGPGGPTGSDGSVRPTAPARPSEPTEATEATEATENGDRLSRTAIGVFRLNGRFLSVAEELAGPAGLTAARWQVLGAVLGEPLPVSGIARSMGITRQSVQRIADLLVEQGLGEYVANPAHRRAKLLRPTADGRTAVNRITPAHAEFAARLAGELGEEQFALTVQVLERLSAAMDTLTSAAGPPRASSGGSGRG, via the coding sequence ATGAGCGAAACGAACGCCCGGCCCACCGGACCCGGCGGTCCCACCGGGTCCGACGGGTCCGTCCGGCCCACCGCGCCCGCCCGGCCCTCGGAGCCCACCGAAGCCACCGAAGCCACCGAAGCCACCGAGAACGGTGACCGGTTGAGCCGCACCGCGATCGGGGTGTTCCGGCTCAACGGCCGTTTCCTGTCCGTCGCCGAGGAGCTGGCAGGCCCCGCCGGGCTGACGGCCGCCCGCTGGCAGGTCCTCGGAGCGGTCCTGGGCGAGCCGCTCCCCGTGTCGGGGATCGCCCGCTCGATGGGCATCACCCGGCAGAGCGTGCAGCGGATCGCCGACCTGCTGGTGGAACAGGGCCTCGGCGAATACGTGGCGAACCCCGCCCACCGGCGGGCCAAACTCCTCCGGCCCACCGCGGACGGCCGGACGGCGGTGAACCGGATCACCCCCGCCCACGCGGAGTTCGCGGCGCGGCTGGCCGGGGAGCTGGGCGAGGAGCAGTTCGCACTGACCGTCCAGGTGCTGGAGCGGCTGTCGGCCGCCATGGACACCCTGACGTCCGCGGCCGGCCCGCCGCGCGCATCCTCCGGGGGATCAGGACGGGGATGA
- a CDS encoding serine/threonine-protein kinase: protein MEKLGSGDPQRIGSYRLLGRLGAGGMGQVFLARSDRGRTVAIKLVRPELAQQQHFRDRFRAEVQAARRVGGTWTAPVLDAGVDAVVPWVATGYVAGPSLHRIVSGRPGVPVADSGAYGPLPERSVRILGAGLAGALQDIHRAGLIHRDLKPSNVLMTIDGPRVIDFGIARALDTVADGGLTRTGAMIGSPGFMAPEQVRGERVTPACDVFCLGSVLAYAATGRLPFGSADSGVHAQMFRVAQEDPDLTGVPVDLVELIRDCLAKDPAARPSTDTVLERLGDTDTAEPWLPGALIAQLGRHAVELLDSEDPEPGPAEVTRRVRPVPPPPAPARPVPPTPGRPSAAHTLPAPARPPAPVPQPPRAYGYPRQAPPAYGYGTAPPYGPPPGHFVAPPPQRRRGAGSTLLLTAVALLVAVGAAWGVYAFVRGGDGDPTASPTGSVSPSRGGSSGGGTNSDGTNSDDAGPDDKSSDGTVPTPFLGTWTGAVEGGAGASTRQLVVQQGEVGDSVLSLTAEGPLAGGGSYRCVFRADLENEPSSGGPVRIGPSRVTEGEPMSSCSPGEATVLTLLPDGTLRREIPATGKSLTYTRAG, encoded by the coding sequence ATGGAGAAACTGGGCTCCGGCGATCCGCAACGCATCGGCAGCTACCGCCTGCTGGGACGCCTCGGCGCCGGCGGGATGGGGCAGGTGTTCCTGGCCCGCTCGGACCGGGGCCGCACCGTCGCCATCAAGCTGGTGCGCCCCGAGCTCGCCCAACAGCAGCATTTCCGCGACCGCTTCCGGGCGGAGGTCCAGGCCGCCCGGCGCGTGGGCGGCACCTGGACCGCGCCGGTGCTGGACGCCGGAGTGGACGCCGTGGTGCCGTGGGTGGCCACGGGCTACGTCGCCGGCCCCTCGCTCCACCGCATCGTCTCGGGGCGTCCCGGCGTTCCGGTGGCCGACTCCGGGGCGTACGGCCCCCTCCCCGAGCGCTCCGTCCGCATCCTGGGCGCCGGGCTCGCGGGGGCCCTCCAGGACATCCACCGCGCCGGTCTGATCCACCGCGACCTGAAGCCGTCCAACGTCCTGATGACGATCGACGGCCCCCGCGTCATCGACTTCGGTATCGCCCGAGCCCTGGACACCGTCGCGGACGGCGGCCTCACCCGCACCGGCGCGATGATCGGCTCTCCCGGGTTCATGGCGCCGGAGCAGGTACGGGGCGAGCGGGTGACGCCCGCGTGCGACGTGTTCTGCCTGGGCTCCGTGCTGGCCTACGCGGCGACCGGCCGGCTGCCGTTCGGTTCGGCGGACAGCGGGGTCCACGCGCAGATGTTCCGGGTCGCCCAGGAGGACCCGGACCTCACCGGCGTACCCGTCGACCTCGTCGAACTGATCCGGGACTGCCTGGCGAAGGACCCGGCCGCGCGGCCCTCCACGGACACCGTCCTGGAGCGGCTGGGCGACACGGACACGGCCGAGCCCTGGCTCCCGGGCGCGCTGATCGCGCAGCTGGGCCGGCACGCCGTGGAGCTCCTGGACTCCGAGGACCCGGAGCCCGGCCCCGCCGAGGTCACCCGGCGGGTGCGGCCCGTCCCCCCGCCGCCGGCGCCGGCACGACCGGTACCTCCCACACCGGGGCGTCCCTCCGCCGCGCACACGCTCCCCGCGCCGGCCCGCCCACCCGCTCCCGTGCCGCAGCCCCCGCGCGCGTACGGCTACCCCCGACAGGCTCCTCCCGCCTACGGGTACGGGACCGCTCCCCCGTACGGCCCGCCCCCGGGCCACTTCGTCGCGCCCCCTCCGCAGCGCCGCCGCGGGGCCGGCTCCACCCTGCTGCTGACCGCCGTCGCGCTGCTCGTCGCGGTGGGGGCGGCCTGGGGGGTGTACGCCTTCGTGCGGGGCGGGGACGGCGACCCCACGGCGTCCCCGACAGGAAGCGTGTCCCCCTCCCGCGGCGGCTCCTCCGGAGGAGGCACGAACTCCGACGGCACGAACTCCGACGACGCCGGCCCGGACGACAAGAGCTCCGACGGCACGGTCCCCACCCCCTTCCTGGGCACCTGGACCGGCGCCGTCGAAGGCGGCGCGGGCGCCTCCACCCGTCAACTCGTCGTCCAGCAGGGCGAGGTCGGCGACTCCGTGCTGTCCTTGACCGCCGAGGGCCCGCTCGCCGGTGGCGGCTCCTACCGCTGTGTGTTCCGGGCCGACCTGGAGAACGAACCGTCCTCGGGCGGGCCCGTGCGCATCGGTCCCTCCCGGGTCACGGAGGGCGAACCGATGTCGTCGTGCAGCCCTGGCGAGGCCACCGTCCTGACGCTGCTGCCCGACGGCACCCTGCGCCGCGAGATCCCCGCCACCGGGAAGAGCCTGACGTACACGAGAGCCGGCTGA